From a region of the Daphnia pulicaria isolate SC F1-1A chromosome 1, SC_F0-13Bv2, whole genome shotgun sequence genome:
- the LOC124313313 gene encoding protein daughter of sevenless-like isoform X1, which translates to MALANTEIVHEGWLVKSPPTKRIWRAKWRRRWFVLKHSGELPGQYFLEYYTDRTCRKLKGKIDLDQCEQVDSGLTIESRKQRYAHMFDIRTPKRVYFLAADSESDMNSWVGCICHVCGLKVFYREDEETGSSVTLTRPVPNASSTMATSGVHSAMARTLQVSQLLEDTPPTSPTSPTGSSGPYFPLSECLSGSRSLVFQEAMGSVGQPSSAPVTPAPTARGLALGTQSLRGRPQREGWDIFCDQPRQLSSPGHSQLGQSQQLQPVSSSARNDQGVHEQIRSFEDKFAHSFKRLQPATGASKRPSVPQLMGSQKFVPPPRPPKPPHLIDQPSHNYLNLEQLQSPTSIAPGGRSHSRSSSPRSPSSTSPPLPTPTNADSWYDFPRSHQGDHGNDGKTGKDAQRRHCYSNAAPGELSSSAVAAAAEIFTFNNNAVTAGLSAASAMSPSVYSNLASPFPLASPALLPMTPFSPPSVNRTLKPKTQSSGAAGVVDGPLPPPSVNRQLKPNRPVSGVGQHADFHGSSSDDADDPSSRGSTRPNSAHDEEQIYYFIQGSRVISAGRQLDDIQYLDLDLESDSSLQSPKSPERGHHHQNHHQASSTVYKTVDFIKTEAFNRTRLTVEERRSKKAQ; encoded by the exons ATGGCTTTGGCCAACACGGAAATCGTTCATGAAGGCTGGCTTGTCAAGTCTCCGCCCACCAAACGAATATGGAGAGCT AAATGGCGGAGAAGATGGTTCGTGTTGAAACATTCTGGCGAGTTGCCTGGACAGTATTTCCTTGAATATTACACGGATCGAACATGTCGAAAATTAAAGGGCAAAATCGATTTGGACCAATGCGAACAG GTGGATTCCGGGCTGACGATTGAAAGTAGGAAGCAGCGGTATGCCCACATGTTTGACATCCGCACACCGAAGCGCGTCTACTTTTTGGCGGCCGACAGTGAATCAGACATGAATAGCTGGGTGGGTTGCATCTGTCACGTCTGCGGTCTCAAGGTGTTTTATCGCGAAGATGAAGAGACCGGTTCGTCTGTGACTCTGACACGGCCCGTCCCTAACGCGTCATCGACAATGGCCACCAGCGGAGTCCATTCGGCCATGGCGAGGACATTGCAAGTGAGCCAGTTGTTGGAAGACACGCCACCCACCTCGCCCACTTCGCCGACCGGCAGTTCGGGCCCTTATTTCCCGTTGAGCGAATGCCTTTCAGGATCGCGCAGTCTCGTCTTTCAAGAAGCCATGGGATCGGTGGGCCAGCCGTCGTCGGCGCCCGTGACTCCAGCACCGACAGCGCGAGGCTTAGCTCTGGGAACTCAAAGTTTACGCGGCCGGCCTCAGCGCGAGGGCTGGGACATTTTCTGCGACCAGCCCAGACAGTTGTCGTCGCCCGGCCACTCACAATTGGGTCAATCGCAGCAACTGCAGCCCGTCAGTTCGTCGGCGCGCAACGACCAAGGAGTTCATGAACAAATTCGTAGCTTTGAGGACAAGTTTGCGCACTCTTTTAAGAGACTGCAACCGGCCACCGGCGCCAGCAAACGACCATCAGTTCCCCAATTGATGGGCAGTCAGAAGTTTGTGCCGCCGCCTCGTCCGCCTAAACCACCTCACTTGATCGACCAGCCTTCGCACAATTATCTGAATCTGGAACAGCTGCAATCGCCAACTTCCATCGCTCCTGGTGGAAGATCGCACAGTCGCAGCAGTAGCCCACGCTCTCCATCGTCGACATCGCCTCCTTTACCTACGCCGACCAACGCCGATTCCTG GTACGATTTCCCGCGATCACACCAGGGTGACCACGGCAACGACGGCAAGACGGGCAAGGATGCCCAGAGACGGCACTGTTACTCGAACGCTGCACCTGGCGAATTGTCGTCATCGGCTGTGGCTGCAGCGGCTGAGATTTTCACGTTCAACAACAACGCCGTCACGGCCGGGTTGTCTGCCGCTTCAGCCATGTCGCCCAGCGTTTATTCGAATCTGGCCAGCCCCTTCCCTTTGGCGAGTCCAGCACTCCTTCCCATGACCCCCTTTTCTCCGCCTTCAGTCAACCGAACACTCAAGCCCAAGACGCAATCCTCTGGTGCGGCCGGCGTCGTTGATGGACCCCTTCCACCGCCCTCAGTCAACCGCCAGTTGAAACCCAATC gTCCCGTTTCTGGTGTCGGACAACACGCCGATTTCCACGGAAGCAGTTCGGACGATGCTGACGATCCATCGAGTCGGGGCAGTACCCGACCCAATTCCGCCCATGACGAGGAGCAG ATCTACTATTTCATTCAGGGCTCGAGGGTCATTAGCGCTGGCCGTCAGCTGGACGATATCCAGTATTTGGACTTGGATTTGGAGTCTGACTCGTCTCTCCAGTCGCCCAAAAGTCCCGAACGGGGTCACCATCACCAAAATCACCACCAGGCTTCGTCGACTGTCTACAAGACTGTCGACTTCATCAAAACGGAAGCTTTCAACCGAACACGTCTCACCGTCGAGGAGCGTCGCTCCAAAAAGGCGCAATAG
- the LOC124313313 gene encoding protein daughter of sevenless-like isoform X2, translated as MALANTEIVHEGWLVKSPPTKRIWRAKWRRRWFVLKHSGELPGQYFLEYYTDRTCRKLKGKIDLDQCEQVDSGLTIESRKQRYAHMFDIRTPKRVYFLAADSESDMNSWVGCICHVCGLKVFYREDEETGSSVTLTRPVPNASSTMATSGVHSAMARTLQVSQLLEDTPPTSPTSPTGSSGPYFPLSECLSGSRSLVFQEAMGSVGQPSSAPVTPAPTARGLALGTQSLRGRPQREGWDIFCDQPRQLSSPGHSQLGQSQQLQPVSSSARNDQGVHEQIRSFEDKFAHSFKRLQPATGASKRPSVPQLMGSQKFVPPPRPPKPPHLIDQPSHNYLNLEQLQSPTSIAPGGRSHSRSSSPRSPSSTSPPLPTPTNADSWYDFPRSHQGDHGNDGKTGKDAQRRHCYSNAAPGELSSSAVAAAAEIFTFNNNAVTAGLSAASAMSPSVYSNLASPFPLASPALLPMTPFSPPSVNRTLKPKTQSSGAAGVVDGPLPPPSVNRQLKPNRPVSGVGQHADFHGSSSDDADDPSSRGSTRPNSAHDEEQGSRVISAGRQLDDIQYLDLDLESDSSLQSPKSPERGHHHQNHHQASSTVYKTVDFIKTEAFNRTRLTVEERRSKKAQ; from the exons ATGGCTTTGGCCAACACGGAAATCGTTCATGAAGGCTGGCTTGTCAAGTCTCCGCCCACCAAACGAATATGGAGAGCT AAATGGCGGAGAAGATGGTTCGTGTTGAAACATTCTGGCGAGTTGCCTGGACAGTATTTCCTTGAATATTACACGGATCGAACATGTCGAAAATTAAAGGGCAAAATCGATTTGGACCAATGCGAACAG GTGGATTCCGGGCTGACGATTGAAAGTAGGAAGCAGCGGTATGCCCACATGTTTGACATCCGCACACCGAAGCGCGTCTACTTTTTGGCGGCCGACAGTGAATCAGACATGAATAGCTGGGTGGGTTGCATCTGTCACGTCTGCGGTCTCAAGGTGTTTTATCGCGAAGATGAAGAGACCGGTTCGTCTGTGACTCTGACACGGCCCGTCCCTAACGCGTCATCGACAATGGCCACCAGCGGAGTCCATTCGGCCATGGCGAGGACATTGCAAGTGAGCCAGTTGTTGGAAGACACGCCACCCACCTCGCCCACTTCGCCGACCGGCAGTTCGGGCCCTTATTTCCCGTTGAGCGAATGCCTTTCAGGATCGCGCAGTCTCGTCTTTCAAGAAGCCATGGGATCGGTGGGCCAGCCGTCGTCGGCGCCCGTGACTCCAGCACCGACAGCGCGAGGCTTAGCTCTGGGAACTCAAAGTTTACGCGGCCGGCCTCAGCGCGAGGGCTGGGACATTTTCTGCGACCAGCCCAGACAGTTGTCGTCGCCCGGCCACTCACAATTGGGTCAATCGCAGCAACTGCAGCCCGTCAGTTCGTCGGCGCGCAACGACCAAGGAGTTCATGAACAAATTCGTAGCTTTGAGGACAAGTTTGCGCACTCTTTTAAGAGACTGCAACCGGCCACCGGCGCCAGCAAACGACCATCAGTTCCCCAATTGATGGGCAGTCAGAAGTTTGTGCCGCCGCCTCGTCCGCCTAAACCACCTCACTTGATCGACCAGCCTTCGCACAATTATCTGAATCTGGAACAGCTGCAATCGCCAACTTCCATCGCTCCTGGTGGAAGATCGCACAGTCGCAGCAGTAGCCCACGCTCTCCATCGTCGACATCGCCTCCTTTACCTACGCCGACCAACGCCGATTCCTG GTACGATTTCCCGCGATCACACCAGGGTGACCACGGCAACGACGGCAAGACGGGCAAGGATGCCCAGAGACGGCACTGTTACTCGAACGCTGCACCTGGCGAATTGTCGTCATCGGCTGTGGCTGCAGCGGCTGAGATTTTCACGTTCAACAACAACGCCGTCACGGCCGGGTTGTCTGCCGCTTCAGCCATGTCGCCCAGCGTTTATTCGAATCTGGCCAGCCCCTTCCCTTTGGCGAGTCCAGCACTCCTTCCCATGACCCCCTTTTCTCCGCCTTCAGTCAACCGAACACTCAAGCCCAAGACGCAATCCTCTGGTGCGGCCGGCGTCGTTGATGGACCCCTTCCACCGCCCTCAGTCAACCGCCAGTTGAAACCCAATC gTCCCGTTTCTGGTGTCGGACAACACGCCGATTTCCACGGAAGCAGTTCGGACGATGCTGACGATCCATCGAGTCGGGGCAGTACCCGACCCAATTCCGCCCATGACGAGGAGCAG GGCTCGAGGGTCATTAGCGCTGGCCGTCAGCTGGACGATATCCAGTATTTGGACTTGGATTTGGAGTCTGACTCGTCTCTCCAGTCGCCCAAAAGTCCCGAACGGGGTCACCATCACCAAAATCACCACCAGGCTTCGTCGACTGTCTACAAGACTGTCGACTTCATCAAAACGGAAGCTTTCAACCGAACACGTCTCACCGTCGAGGAGCGTCGCTCCAAAAAGGCGCAATAG
- the LOC124320680 gene encoding calpain-D-like isoform X1 produces the protein MGTIASVLQWKCVICLQVNPTEKSCCFNCGAKRSCTIEKEEVRPMCSPVNFEENNRSSKNHSQLKHSVSYSSSTSAKWTCPHCLFLNVASAQDCMTCMTSKPKGISASQEQNQTLQQPNNNSSTWSCKRCTFSNLIDLHCCEVCEAPRSPNIPLTLPRKPIIVKYGTSGLDSDNKELFMPDSHSKEAAVNGRKNGTVVVNHQHDASWTCKKCTLINPIGENVCSACSCSQLYSEKKVESQVSAHSPTKKDTWSCPQCTLLNSHSISKCRACKTAMTPQSQIKVGAPTIGSSPIPSSPARNIPSSKRTPDSVMGGWQCSACTFHNKKSKSYSCEICQSSRSLTALSPPAPAAISRHESEPSASLRHTEEEQARLKWKRIVGFCRTSGDKFVDDSFLPTGRSLHNSTQEGVQWLRPSQIVSSAASHVKWAVFRTPLPSDISQGILGDCWLLSALAVLAERDELVQNVMVTREVCNEGAYQIRLCKDGMWRTVLVDDLLPCDQRGHLLYSQAKRKQLWVPLIEKAMAKIHGGYGALVSGRSIEGLASLTGAPCESISLQPSTNGSNREEAEVLDEDLIWARLLSSRTAGFLMGASCGGGTMKIDEEEYRQKGLRPRHAYSVLDVLDFSSKGGPRLLRMRNPWGHFSWRGDWADDSKLWNPELRAICMPHGDVEGVFWISFQDTLVFFDCIDVCKVRSGWSEVRLPGLLPPCAFSDHVLAVLVTVVEPTELDLSLFQEGSRHTDKSQRSPVDLCVALYRTGSVAAPQIGQLVVHSRRQLRGFVATNAFLEPGLYLIVCLAFNHWDLNPVEGAVTHYPPCVLALHSSKRLLVEHITPSPFVLADGLISLTMAKGQRYEGREGMTAYYLTQGWAGLVVTVENRHADKWLQVRCDCQESFNVVSTRGALLTVDAIPPLHRQVLLVLTQLEGGGGFSIAHRLIHRLSPQGGLNDWGPPGESHQPLLTSAVTGLHTPRPI, from the exons ATGGGTACGATTGCCTCAGTCTTGCAATGGAAATGTGTGATATGCCTACAAGTTAATCCCACTGAAAAGAGCTGTTGCTTCAATTGCGGGGCAAAACGATCTTGtacaatagaaaaagaagaagtccgTCCAATGTGTTCACCAGTCAACTTTGAGGAAAACAATCGGTCCTCGAAAAATCATTCACAACTTAAACATTCTGTCTCCTACTCTAGTTCTACATCAG CAAAATGGACTTGTCCTCACTGCTTATTTCTGAATGTGGCAAG TGCTCAAGATTGCATGACTTGCATGACCAGCAAACCTAAAGGAATTTCAGCTAGTCAAGAGCAAAATCAAACTCTTCAACAGCCAAACAACAATAGCTCAACATGGTCTTGCAAACGCTGCACATTTTCAAATCTTATTGATCTCCACTGCTGTGAGGTTTGTGAAGCACCTCGCTCTCCCAATATCCCTTTAACATTACCACGAAAACCCATTATAGTTAAATATGGAACATCAGGATTGGACTCAGACAACAA ggaattgttTATGCCTGACAGCCATTCCAAAGAGGCAGCCGTGAATGGTAGGAAGAACGGTACGGTGGTCGTTAATCATCAGCACGACGCGAGCTGGACATGCAAAAAATGCACTTTAATCAATCCAATCGGGGAAAATGTTTGCTCTGCGTGTAGCTGCTCACAACTGTACAGCGAGAAGAAAGTAGAAAGTCAAGTCTCTGCTCATAGTCCCACGAAAAAAGACACCTGGTCATGTCCTCAGTGCACGTTGCTTAACTCACACTCGATTTCCAAATGCAGAGCATGTAAAACCGCTATGACTCCGCAGTCCCAGATAAAG GTTGGAGCACCGACCATCGGCAGCAGCCCGATTCCTTCTTCGCCAGCGAGAAACATTCCATCATCAAAGCGTACTCCCGATTCTGTGATGGGAGGATGGCAATGTTCTGCTTGTACATTtcacaacaaaaaatctaaatcgTACAGCTGTGAAATATGCCAATCCAGTCGAAGTCTAACAGCTCTTTCACCACCTGCTCCGGCCGCCATCTCGCGCCATGAAAGTGAGCCGTCCGCTTCTCTCCGCCACACGGAAGAGGAACAAGCGCGTCTCAAATGGAAGCGTATTGTTGGCTTTTGTCGAACCAGTGGCGATAAATTTGTCGACGATTCATTTCTACCTACTGGACGCTCTTTGCACAACAGCACTCAAGAAGGGGTTCAATGGCTCCGACCCAGTCAAATAGTTAGCAGCGCTGCTTCCCATGTCAA GTGGGCTGTTTTTCGTACCCCGTTGCCATCCGACATATCTCAAGGAATCCTGGGTGACTGCTGGCTATTGAGCGCCTTGGCAGTGTTAGCCGAACGAGACGAATTGGTGCAAAATGTTATGGTCACACGGGAAGTCTGTAACGAAGGCGCTTATCAG ATACGCTTATGTAAAGATGGAATGTGGCGAACTGTTTTGGTTGACGATTTGTTGCCTTGTGACCAACGTGGACATTTGCTTTACTCTCAAGCTAAAAGGAAGCAATTATGGGTGCCGCTAATCGAAAAAGCCATGGCGAAAATTCATGGAGGCTATGGTGCCCTTGTTTCGGGTCGTTCAATCGAAG GTCTTGCCTCGCTTACAGGAGCCCCTTGCGAGAGCATTTCCCTCCAGCCATCAACCAACGGAAGTAACAGGGAAGAAGCTGAAGTTCTGGATGAAGATTTGATTTGGGCACGACTCCTCAGCTCTCGCACTGCAG GTTTCCTGATGGGCGCTTCTTGCGGTGGTGGCACAATGAAGATAGACGAGGAAGAGTATCGCCAAAAAGGACTGCGACCACGGCACGCCTACTCGGTGTTAGACGTACTTGATTTCAGTTCCAAAGGTGGTCCTCGTCTTCTCAG GATGCGTAACCCATGGGGACATTTTTCGTGGCGTGGTGACTGGGCTGACGACTCCAAACTTTGGAACCCCGAACTTCGTGCCATTTGTATGCCGCACGGGGATGTGGAAGGTGTTTTCTGGATATCATTCCAG GATACTTTGGTTTTCTTTGATTGCATTGATGTCTGCAAGGTGCGATCAGGTTGGAGTGAAGTTCGATTGCCTGGTCTCTTGCCTCCTTGCGCCTTTTCAGACCATGTTTTGGCCGTCCTAGTGACGGTGGTTGAGCCAACCGAATTGGATTTGAGTTTATTTCAAGAGGGCAGCCGACACACGGACAAGTCACAACGCTCGCCCGTCGATCTCTGCGTCGCACTTTACAGAACTGGCTCAGTGGCTGCTCCCCAAATTGGCCAATTAGTTGTGCACAGTCGACGGCAACTGAGGGGTTTCGTTGCCACCAATGCATTCCTGGAACCTGGATTGTATCTCATCGTGTGTCTCGCTTTCAATCACTGGGATTTGAATCCAGTTGAAGGTGCCGTCACCCACTACCCGCCGTGCGTCTTGGCATTGCACAGCAGCAAGCGACTTCTTGTAGAGCATATCACTCCTTCACCATTTGTTTTGGCTGATGGACTCATTAGTTTGACTATGGCCAAAGGCCAGCGCTACGAG GGAAGAGAGGGTATGACTGCTTATTATCTCACTCAGGGTTGG gCCGGACTAGTAGTTACAGTGGAAAACCGCCATGCAGACAAATGGTTGCAAGTCCGCTGCGACTGCCAGGAAAGCTTCAATGTCGTTTCTACTCGAGGAGCTCTGTTGACAGTAGACGCAATTCCACCACTGCATAGACAAGTGCTCTTGGTTCTAACTCAGCTGgaaggtggtggtggattTTCTATTGCACATCGTCTTATACATCGTCTTTCTCCTCAAGGCGGTCTTAATGATTGGGGGCCTCCAGGTGAATCTCATCAGCCTTTACTGACCTCCGCCGTTACTGGGTTACACACTCCTCGACCAATTTGA
- the LOC124320680 gene encoding calpain-D-like isoform X2: protein MGTIASVLQWKCVICLQVNPTEKSCCFNCGAKRSCTIEKEEVRPMCSPVNFEENNRSSKNHSQLKHSVSYSSSTSAKWTCPHCLFLNVASAQDCMTCMTSKPKGISASQEQNQTLQQPNNNSSTWSCKRCTFSNLIDLHCCEVCEAPRSPNIPLTLPRKPIIVKYGTSGLDSDNNHSKEAAVNGRKNGTVVVNHQHDASWTCKKCTLINPIGENVCSACSCSQLYSEKKVESQVSAHSPTKKDTWSCPQCTLLNSHSISKCRACKTAMTPQSQIKVGAPTIGSSPIPSSPARNIPSSKRTPDSVMGGWQCSACTFHNKKSKSYSCEICQSSRSLTALSPPAPAAISRHESEPSASLRHTEEEQARLKWKRIVGFCRTSGDKFVDDSFLPTGRSLHNSTQEGVQWLRPSQIVSSAASHVKWAVFRTPLPSDISQGILGDCWLLSALAVLAERDELVQNVMVTREVCNEGAYQIRLCKDGMWRTVLVDDLLPCDQRGHLLYSQAKRKQLWVPLIEKAMAKIHGGYGALVSGRSIEGLASLTGAPCESISLQPSTNGSNREEAEVLDEDLIWARLLSSRTAGFLMGASCGGGTMKIDEEEYRQKGLRPRHAYSVLDVLDFSSKGGPRLLRMRNPWGHFSWRGDWADDSKLWNPELRAICMPHGDVEGVFWISFQDTLVFFDCIDVCKVRSGWSEVRLPGLLPPCAFSDHVLAVLVTVVEPTELDLSLFQEGSRHTDKSQRSPVDLCVALYRTGSVAAPQIGQLVVHSRRQLRGFVATNAFLEPGLYLIVCLAFNHWDLNPVEGAVTHYPPCVLALHSSKRLLVEHITPSPFVLADGLISLTMAKGQRYEGREGMTAYYLTQGWAGLVVTVENRHADKWLQVRCDCQESFNVVSTRGALLTVDAIPPLHRQVLLVLTQLEGGGGFSIAHRLIHRLSPQGGLNDWGPPGESHQPLLTSAVTGLHTPRPI from the exons ATGGGTACGATTGCCTCAGTCTTGCAATGGAAATGTGTGATATGCCTACAAGTTAATCCCACTGAAAAGAGCTGTTGCTTCAATTGCGGGGCAAAACGATCTTGtacaatagaaaaagaagaagtccgTCCAATGTGTTCACCAGTCAACTTTGAGGAAAACAATCGGTCCTCGAAAAATCATTCACAACTTAAACATTCTGTCTCCTACTCTAGTTCTACATCAG CAAAATGGACTTGTCCTCACTGCTTATTTCTGAATGTGGCAAG TGCTCAAGATTGCATGACTTGCATGACCAGCAAACCTAAAGGAATTTCAGCTAGTCAAGAGCAAAATCAAACTCTTCAACAGCCAAACAACAATAGCTCAACATGGTCTTGCAAACGCTGCACATTTTCAAATCTTATTGATCTCCACTGCTGTGAGGTTTGTGAAGCACCTCGCTCTCCCAATATCCCTTTAACATTACCACGAAAACCCATTATAGTTAAATATGGAACATCAGGATTGGACTCAGACAACAA CCATTCCAAAGAGGCAGCCGTGAATGGTAGGAAGAACGGTACGGTGGTCGTTAATCATCAGCACGACGCGAGCTGGACATGCAAAAAATGCACTTTAATCAATCCAATCGGGGAAAATGTTTGCTCTGCGTGTAGCTGCTCACAACTGTACAGCGAGAAGAAAGTAGAAAGTCAAGTCTCTGCTCATAGTCCCACGAAAAAAGACACCTGGTCATGTCCTCAGTGCACGTTGCTTAACTCACACTCGATTTCCAAATGCAGAGCATGTAAAACCGCTATGACTCCGCAGTCCCAGATAAAG GTTGGAGCACCGACCATCGGCAGCAGCCCGATTCCTTCTTCGCCAGCGAGAAACATTCCATCATCAAAGCGTACTCCCGATTCTGTGATGGGAGGATGGCAATGTTCTGCTTGTACATTtcacaacaaaaaatctaaatcgTACAGCTGTGAAATATGCCAATCCAGTCGAAGTCTAACAGCTCTTTCACCACCTGCTCCGGCCGCCATCTCGCGCCATGAAAGTGAGCCGTCCGCTTCTCTCCGCCACACGGAAGAGGAACAAGCGCGTCTCAAATGGAAGCGTATTGTTGGCTTTTGTCGAACCAGTGGCGATAAATTTGTCGACGATTCATTTCTACCTACTGGACGCTCTTTGCACAACAGCACTCAAGAAGGGGTTCAATGGCTCCGACCCAGTCAAATAGTTAGCAGCGCTGCTTCCCATGTCAA GTGGGCTGTTTTTCGTACCCCGTTGCCATCCGACATATCTCAAGGAATCCTGGGTGACTGCTGGCTATTGAGCGCCTTGGCAGTGTTAGCCGAACGAGACGAATTGGTGCAAAATGTTATGGTCACACGGGAAGTCTGTAACGAAGGCGCTTATCAG ATACGCTTATGTAAAGATGGAATGTGGCGAACTGTTTTGGTTGACGATTTGTTGCCTTGTGACCAACGTGGACATTTGCTTTACTCTCAAGCTAAAAGGAAGCAATTATGGGTGCCGCTAATCGAAAAAGCCATGGCGAAAATTCATGGAGGCTATGGTGCCCTTGTTTCGGGTCGTTCAATCGAAG GTCTTGCCTCGCTTACAGGAGCCCCTTGCGAGAGCATTTCCCTCCAGCCATCAACCAACGGAAGTAACAGGGAAGAAGCTGAAGTTCTGGATGAAGATTTGATTTGGGCACGACTCCTCAGCTCTCGCACTGCAG GTTTCCTGATGGGCGCTTCTTGCGGTGGTGGCACAATGAAGATAGACGAGGAAGAGTATCGCCAAAAAGGACTGCGACCACGGCACGCCTACTCGGTGTTAGACGTACTTGATTTCAGTTCCAAAGGTGGTCCTCGTCTTCTCAG GATGCGTAACCCATGGGGACATTTTTCGTGGCGTGGTGACTGGGCTGACGACTCCAAACTTTGGAACCCCGAACTTCGTGCCATTTGTATGCCGCACGGGGATGTGGAAGGTGTTTTCTGGATATCATTCCAG GATACTTTGGTTTTCTTTGATTGCATTGATGTCTGCAAGGTGCGATCAGGTTGGAGTGAAGTTCGATTGCCTGGTCTCTTGCCTCCTTGCGCCTTTTCAGACCATGTTTTGGCCGTCCTAGTGACGGTGGTTGAGCCAACCGAATTGGATTTGAGTTTATTTCAAGAGGGCAGCCGACACACGGACAAGTCACAACGCTCGCCCGTCGATCTCTGCGTCGCACTTTACAGAACTGGCTCAGTGGCTGCTCCCCAAATTGGCCAATTAGTTGTGCACAGTCGACGGCAACTGAGGGGTTTCGTTGCCACCAATGCATTCCTGGAACCTGGATTGTATCTCATCGTGTGTCTCGCTTTCAATCACTGGGATTTGAATCCAGTTGAAGGTGCCGTCACCCACTACCCGCCGTGCGTCTTGGCATTGCACAGCAGCAAGCGACTTCTTGTAGAGCATATCACTCCTTCACCATTTGTTTTGGCTGATGGACTCATTAGTTTGACTATGGCCAAAGGCCAGCGCTACGAG GGAAGAGAGGGTATGACTGCTTATTATCTCACTCAGGGTTGG gCCGGACTAGTAGTTACAGTGGAAAACCGCCATGCAGACAAATGGTTGCAAGTCCGCTGCGACTGCCAGGAAAGCTTCAATGTCGTTTCTACTCGAGGAGCTCTGTTGACAGTAGACGCAATTCCACCACTGCATAGACAAGTGCTCTTGGTTCTAACTCAGCTGgaaggtggtggtggattTTCTATTGCACATCGTCTTATACATCGTCTTTCTCCTCAAGGCGGTCTTAATGATTGGGGGCCTCCAGGTGAATCTCATCAGCCTTTACTGACCTCCGCCGTTACTGGGTTACACACTCCTCGACCAATTTGA